A single window of bacterium DNA harbors:
- a CDS encoding response regulator produces the protein MKKGTVLMVDDNLDMLLIGQRIFTKAGFEYLSARSGQEGLNKMSGEEVDLVILDYMLPDLTGQQFLQALGGEPACATLRSIPVIVLTARTDYLEELDPYYAANLRAILTKPFGHRELVNVVDNTLRLEKSLKSLRQSAAATPAAAAVEAPLPAAAAPAPRWADDLRIAANTIARLVAELRQELPAGLSEQQHLDLDAVLTSSRRLVRLIEEHFPASELFTETTLTT, from the coding sequence ATGAAAAAGGGCACAGTGCTGATGGTGGATGATAACCTGGATATGCTGCTGATCGGACAGCGCATTTTCACCAAGGCCGGATTTGAGTACCTGTCGGCGCGCAGCGGCCAGGAGGGACTGAACAAAATGTCAGGCGAGGAGGTGGACCTGGTGATCCTCGATTATATGCTCCCCGACCTCACGGGCCAGCAGTTCCTCCAGGCGCTGGGTGGGGAGCCGGCCTGTGCCACGCTCCGCTCGATCCCCGTCATTGTGCTGACCGCGCGGACCGACTATCTCGAGGAACTGGATCCCTATTATGCCGCCAATCTGCGCGCCATCCTCACCAAGCCGTTCGGGCACCGTGAGCTGGTGAATGTGGTTGACAACACCCTCCGGCTCGAAAAGAGTCTCAAGAGTTTGCGGCAAAGCGCTGCTGCAACTCCGGCCGCCGCTGCTGTAGAAGCCCCCCTGCCCGCCGCCGCGGCTCCGGCACCGCGCTGGGCCGATGATCTGCGCATTGCTGCCAACACCATCGCCAGGCTGGTGGCAGAATTGCGCCAGGAACTGCCCGCAGGTCTCAGCGAACAGCAGCACCTCGACCTGGATGCGGTGCTGACCAGCAGCCGGCGACTGGTGCGGCTGATCGAAGAACACTTTCCCGCCAGCGAACTCTTCACCGAGACGACACTGACAACCTGA
- a CDS encoding ATP-binding protein, translating to MSNWIALQLKSKLFRKLFLYTFTTAMLPLVLMGFYWLRWTDGGSAVLFPGFFSVIVLALLLAGIVAFFLSRNITLPISDLAKSATEIARGNFSHEIKVLSNDEIGRLARLFNYMTTELRRLDNMNLAQIIAERNKTQTIIKNIADGVVVTDPRGNILLLNASAERWLGLRERDALQQPLENFISEEKMLQLLADAGENKLSALPPLEITLRPSGEWKPRIFQAHAARVLQEDGELIGIVTILSDITQQKEIDKMKTELVSMVAHELRSPLTSISGFSELLLDPELSREQQEEYAGIILKESNRLGELINKFLDISRIESGRIQPKKSPIDLAETVQMVVGNNSYLAAKKNIEVEVHPPDEPAEILADSGMMEQVFLNLLSNAIKYSPENTRITLLLRQNEKEVITEVHDQGYGIPRNALGKIFDKFFRVTEHEAVRANTGTGLGLALVKQIVELHGGRITVESEIGKGSVFTVYLPKAQPGHADGAAPEEDTENMIR from the coding sequence GTGAGCAACTGGATCGCGCTACAACTCAAGAGCAAACTCTTCCGCAAGCTCTTTCTTTACACCTTCACCACCGCCATGCTGCCGCTGGTCCTGATGGGTTTTTACTGGCTGCGGTGGACCGATGGGGGCAGCGCCGTACTCTTCCCCGGGTTCTTCAGCGTCATCGTCCTCGCCTTGCTCCTGGCCGGTATTGTCGCCTTTTTCCTCTCACGCAACATCACCCTGCCGATCTCCGATCTGGCCAAGAGCGCCACGGAGATCGCCCGCGGCAATTTTTCCCACGAGATCAAGGTGCTCTCGAATGATGAAATCGGCCGTCTTGCCCGCCTTTTCAATTACATGACCACCGAACTGCGCCGCCTCGACAACATGAACCTAGCCCAGATCATCGCGGAACGCAACAAGACCCAGACCATCATCAAGAACATCGCCGATGGCGTCGTCGTCACCGATCCCCGCGGCAATATCTTGCTGCTCAACGCATCTGCCGAACGCTGGCTCGGCCTGCGTGAACGCGATGCCCTGCAACAACCCCTCGAAAATTTCATCAGCGAGGAGAAGATGCTGCAGCTTCTGGCCGATGCCGGCGAGAACAAACTGAGCGCCCTGCCGCCGCTCGAGATCACTCTGCGGCCGTCGGGCGAATGGAAGCCGCGGATTTTTCAGGCCCATGCCGCGCGCGTGCTCCAGGAGGATGGCGAACTCATCGGCATCGTCACCATCCTCAGCGACATCACGCAGCAAAAAGAGATCGACAAGATGAAGACCGAACTGGTCTCGATGGTGGCACACGAGCTCCGCTCCCCGCTCACCAGCATCTCCGGCTTCAGCGAACTGCTCCTCGATCCCGAACTGAGCCGCGAACAGCAGGAAGAATATGCCGGAATCATCCTCAAGGAATCCAACCGCCTCGGCGAACTGATCAATAAATTTCTCGATATCTCCCGCATCGAATCGGGACGGATTCAGCCCAAGAAGAGCCCCATCGATCTAGCCGAAACGGTGCAAATGGTCGTCGGCAATAACTCCTACCTGGCCGCCAAGAAGAACATCGAGGTGGAGGTGCACCCTCCGGACGAGCCTGCGGAGATTCTGGCCGACAGCGGCATGATGGAGCAGGTTTTTCTCAACCTCCTCTCCAATGCGATCAAATACAGTCCGGAAAATACCCGTATCACCCTCCTGCTGCGTCAGAACGAGAAGGAGGTCATCACCGAGGTACACGATCAGGGCTACGGCATCCCCCGCAATGCCCTTGGCAAGATATTCGACAAGTTCTTCCGTGTCACCGAGCATGAAGCGGTGCGCGCGAACACGGGAACCGGGCTGGGGCTGGCCCTGGTCAAACAGATTGTCGAACTGCATGGCGGCCGGATTACCGTCGAGAGTGAAATCGGCAAGGGCTCGGTCTTCACCGTCTACCTGCCCAAGGCCCAGCCGGGCCATGCCGACGGCGCGGCGCCGGAAGAAGACACCGAAAATATGATCCGCTGA
- a CDS encoding PleD family two-component system response regulator, which translates to MDPLNRVNRPLILVVDDLPVNIQLIQNYLSAVGYDTMAATNGEEALSRIHERLPDLILLDVMMPRMDGFETCRRLKSNLSTQYIPVIMVTALNELDDKIRGIEAGADDFISKPFNRLELLARVKSLLRVKTLHDQLQVKIRQLEQMKEQLRALAVTDGLTGVYNYRYFRQYLTQEIRRAERHQLHVSLAMLDIDFFKRFNDAHGHLAGDEVLRIVARLMKSHTRAIDVVARYGGEEFALILPETNKAQARIVAEKVRRLVENFPFPQKNSKEQAHLTVSVGVAAYTEDARTADTLIHIADQRLYRAKSEGRNCVVDQ; encoded by the coding sequence GTGGACCCACTGAATCGTGTTAACAGGCCGCTGATCCTGGTTGTCGATGACCTCCCGGTCAACATCCAGCTGATTCAAAACTACCTTTCCGCTGTGGGCTATGACACCATGGCGGCCACCAACGGCGAAGAGGCCCTGTCGCGCATCCATGAACGGTTGCCCGATCTCATTCTGCTCGACGTCATGATGCCGAGGATGGATGGCTTTGAAACCTGCAGGCGCCTCAAGAGCAACCTCTCCACCCAATACATACCCGTGATCATGGTCACGGCGCTCAACGAGCTGGATGACAAGATTCGTGGCATCGAGGCCGGGGCGGATGATTTCATCAGCAAGCCCTTCAACCGGCTCGAGCTGCTCGCCCGGGTCAAATCGCTGCTGCGCGTCAAGACCCTGCACGATCAGCTCCAGGTCAAGATCCGCCAGCTCGAGCAGATGAAGGAACAGCTGCGTGCTCTGGCGGTCACCGACGGCTTGACCGGAGTCTATAACTACCGTTACTTCAGACAATACCTCACGCAGGAAATCCGCCGGGCCGAGCGGCACCAGCTCCACGTCTCCCTGGCGATGCTGGATATCGATTTTTTCAAGCGGTTCAATGATGCCCATGGCCATCTGGCCGGCGACGAGGTGCTCCGCATCGTCGCACGGCTGATGAAAAGCCATACGCGTGCCATCGATGTGGTGGCCCGATACGGCGGCGAAGAATTCGCCTTGATTCTGCCCGAGACCAACAAGGCCCAGGCCCGGATCGTGGCGGAAAAGGTGCGCCGCCTGGTGGAGAATTTCCCCTTCCCGCAAAAAAACAGCAAGGAGCAGGCGCATCTCACGGTCAGCGTCGGCGTGGCCGCCTACACCGAGGATGCCAGGACGGCGGATACCCTGATTCATATCGCGGACCAGCGCCTCTATCGCGCCAAATCGGAAGGACGGAATTGTGTTGTGGATCAGTAA
- a CDS encoding S41 family peptidase — MSHLRPKSRRLLAVGITLAAITLWIGPARLLQAAQRAYSKMMILSMVLDKIERFYVDDHDPDDLIDHAITGILSALDPHSVYLTPVEFANYKGTYQGYQGIGLKYNRLPEKLLVAAVVPGGPAAEAGIRPGDKIMRISGRMAQYIDDKELPALLQEPVVRLDIEREGVRDLLPFAISKRVIVPQTISSAFMLNDSVAYCHLERFIQTTPAEFDQAWSRLRGAKPTHLILDLRDNFGGDLQAGIKVADRFLAAGQLIAYTTGRGPGANMEFRAGAEAKFPPLPIIVLINGGSASDAEIVAGALQDWERALLIGRPSYGKALVQSEFTFQDGSALLLTTARFYTPLGRSMSRAGTSTTGAKTASDGTGAAFVRTASGRLLPASGCIAPDVELPEDSVDYAPALRRLLAAQENPLAIFSETFAAAHPELARNRNAYIREFQPSESLLRDFQQVARQAGVHFTPQDLNRNRDAVRFLLKREIAAMIWGEEGRTMITVLEDKQVQSCARYWHRARSLVRR; from the coding sequence ATGTCTCACCTCCGCCCGAAATCTCGAAGACTTCTTGCCGTCGGCATCACCCTGGCCGCAATCACGCTATGGATCGGCCCCGCTCGTCTGCTCCAGGCCGCCCAGCGCGCCTACAGCAAGATGATGATTCTCTCCATGGTCCTCGACAAGATTGAGCGGTTCTATGTAGATGATCATGATCCCGATGATCTCATCGACCATGCCATCACCGGAATTCTCAGCGCCCTCGATCCCCATTCGGTTTATCTCACCCCGGTGGAATTTGCCAACTACAAGGGAACTTACCAGGGCTATCAGGGGATCGGCCTGAAATACAACCGCCTGCCGGAAAAACTCTTGGTCGCCGCCGTCGTCCCGGGCGGTCCAGCCGCGGAGGCGGGCATCCGGCCCGGGGACAAGATCATGCGCATCAGCGGCCGCATGGCCCAGTACATCGACGACAAGGAGTTGCCGGCGCTGTTGCAGGAGCCGGTCGTCCGCCTCGATATCGAACGCGAAGGGGTGCGCGATCTGCTGCCTTTTGCCATCAGCAAGCGCGTCATTGTGCCGCAAACGATCAGCAGCGCCTTTATGCTCAACGATTCGGTCGCCTATTGTCATCTTGAGCGATTCATTCAGACCACCCCTGCTGAATTCGACCAGGCCTGGAGCCGGCTGCGCGGCGCCAAGCCCACCCATCTTATCCTCGATCTTCGCGACAACTTCGGCGGGGATCTTCAGGCCGGCATCAAGGTGGCCGACCGCTTTCTCGCCGCGGGCCAGTTGATCGCCTACACCACCGGCCGGGGCCCAGGGGCGAACATGGAATTTCGCGCGGGCGCGGAGGCTAAATTTCCCCCCCTGCCGATCATTGTTCTGATCAACGGCGGCTCGGCCAGCGACGCCGAGATCGTCGCTGGCGCCCTGCAGGATTGGGAACGCGCTCTCCTTATCGGCCGACCGAGCTATGGCAAGGCGCTGGTGCAGAGCGAATTCACCTTTCAGGACGGCTCCGCGTTGCTGCTGACAACCGCGCGTTTCTACACCCCGCTCGGCCGTTCGATGTCGCGCGCCGGTACCAGCACCACGGGCGCCAAAACCGCCTCGGACGGAACCGGGGCCGCCTTCGTGCGCACCGCGAGCGGCCGCTTGCTGCCGGCCAGCGGCTGCATTGCCCCCGATGTCGAGTTACCCGAGGATTCCGTGGATTACGCTCCGGCTCTGCGGCGCCTGCTGGCGGCCCAAGAAAATCCTCTAGCCATCTTCAGCGAAACCTTCGCGGCGGCCCACCCCGAACTGGCGCGAAACCGCAATGCCTACATTCGCGAGTTTCAGCCCTCCGAATCGCTGTTGCGTGATTTTCAGCAGGTGGCGCGCCAGGCCGGCGTCCATTTCACTCCGCAGGATCTCAACCGTAATCGCGACGCGGTGCGCTTTCTCCTCAAACGCGAAATCGCCGCCATGATCTGGGGAGAAGAGGGGCGCACCATGATCACCGTGCTCGAGGACAAGCAGGTGCAGAGTTGCGCCCGCTACTGGCATCGCGCCCGCTCGCTCGTCCGTCGCTGA
- a CDS encoding AMP-binding protein gives MPENCAMVFGSHRIEYRRFYSAVCRLAAGLQSLGIQRGDRVALHLPNVSHFCISYYALLHIGAVVVPLNILSREAELTAILQHSGCRAIISWTGFTAQVQSALTQARECTLWLLLGDTMPRSALSLTQLIARSPEQSYDPVSSPDDLAVINYLAGSAEEALGAEFTHAALVASATTYSEMFRMTVDDRILAVLPLFHPLGQTLVMHGTFYTGATLVLQPRFVAAEVVAALRDHRITYLAAVPDMFKILSQLGPPDPPVTTLKYALSYGAQLQPGVVEAFEANFHCHLLEAYGFTEAGPLVTSARINRERKPGSSGLPLLGVEVRILNEEGVQLRPHQSGEIWVKSPSMMQGYHNKPDRTLQRLRDDWFFSGDIGYLDDEHYLFVQERKEDIITKGGFQIFSFEVEEILARHPAIAEAAVVGIPDPTQGQEVKAVLVLRPGVTLSRDELITWCREYLPVYKTPRYIEFVSALPKTTTGRILKNKLRSEAAHGKQ, from the coding sequence ATGCCAGAAAACTGCGCCATGGTTTTCGGCAGTCACAGAATTGAATATCGCCGCTTTTATTCAGCCGTTTGCCGTCTTGCCGCCGGGCTCCAGAGCCTCGGAATTCAGCGCGGCGACCGCGTGGCGCTTCATCTGCCCAACGTCTCCCATTTTTGTATCAGCTATTATGCCTTGCTGCACATCGGCGCTGTCGTCGTCCCGCTTAACATCCTCTCACGGGAGGCGGAACTCACCGCCATCCTGCAACACAGCGGCTGCCGGGCCATCATCTCCTGGACCGGCTTCACGGCGCAGGTGCAATCCGCCCTCACCCAGGCGCGTGAGTGCACCCTCTGGCTCCTCCTCGGTGATACCATGCCCCGTTCGGCCCTCTCCCTCACCCAATTGATCGCGCGCTCGCCAGAACAGAGTTACGATCCCGTGAGCAGCCCCGATGATCTGGCGGTCATCAATTATCTCGCCGGCAGCGCTGAAGAGGCTCTGGGCGCGGAATTCACGCATGCCGCCCTGGTGGCCAGCGCCACCACCTATTCCGAGATGTTCCGCATGACGGTTGACGACCGCATCCTGGCGGTCCTGCCGCTCTTCCATCCCCTCGGGCAGACCCTGGTGATGCATGGCACCTTTTATACCGGCGCCACGCTGGTCCTGCAGCCGCGCTTCGTCGCCGCCGAGGTGGTCGCCGCCCTGCGCGATCACCGGATCACCTATCTGGCCGCGGTGCCCGACATGTTCAAAATCCTCTCACAACTGGGGCCGCCCGATCCCCCGGTGACCACCCTGAAATACGCGCTGAGCTACGGTGCCCAATTGCAGCCCGGCGTGGTCGAGGCCTTTGAGGCCAACTTCCATTGCCATCTGCTCGAGGCCTACGGTTTCACCGAAGCCGGCCCTCTGGTCACCTCCGCCCGGATCAACCGGGAACGCAAGCCCGGCTCCTCCGGGTTGCCCCTGCTCGGCGTTGAGGTGCGCATCCTCAACGAAGAGGGTGTGCAGCTGCGCCCGCACCAGAGTGGCGAGATTTGGGTCAAGAGCCCCAGCATGATGCAGGGCTACCACAACAAACCGGACCGAACCCTGCAGCGGCTGCGCGACGATTGGTTCTTCTCCGGGGATATCGGCTACCTCGATGACGAGCACTACCTCTTTGTCCAGGAGCGCAAGGAGGACATCATCACTAAGGGAGGATTCCAGATCTTTTCCTTCGAGGTCGAGGAGATCCTCGCCCGCCATCCGGCGATCGCTGAAGCGGCGGTGGTGGGCATCCCCGACCCAACGCAAGGCCAGGAGGTCAAGGCCGTTCTGGTGCTGCGTCCCGGCGTGACCCTCAGCCGCGATGAGCTCATAACCTGGTGCCGGGAGTATCTACCGGTTTACAAGACCCCCCGGTATATCGAATTTGTGAGTGCACTGCCCAAGACTACGACGGGAAGGATCCTGAAAAACAAATTGCGCAGCGAGGCTGCCCATGGCAAACAATAG
- the fusA gene encoding elongation factor G yields MKDYGPNDIRNVGLVSHQSTGKTTLVEGMLFAAGAVTRLGTIDDGTTTSDYRQDEIDRKISISAALMTIDWKKCKFNLLDLPGYPDFIGEVYCGIRVTDLAVVLLNGVSGIEVGTDMAWEVLEKNKSPRLFFVNRLDKEHADFSKVVAETQEAYGFSVIPVQFPASEGEGFDAVIDLLTMKKLTFQTDGSGKYKIEEIPADLKGRADEMRNALIEKIAEADDAILEKYFDAGELTAEEITRGLRAGIRNASIYPVLCGAANRNIGSIPLLDFIADYGPAPSDRPAVAAVDAGGTAVEVATDVKAPFSGLIFKTLSEMHVGELSLIRVYSGQIKSGDEVLNTSNNVTEKIGQIYELNGRNRKEMGTLIAGDIAALVKLRNTHTNNTLADRKKPVVFPAVIFPEPVVQVAVTPKSKGDEDKISSGLHTLNETDPSFTIEINPELKQTVLSGQGEIHLAVIVNRLKERYGVEVEQKKPRIPYRETITGKADEKYRHKKQTGGAGQFAEVWMRIEPLPRGAGFEFESQIVGGSISGPFIPSIEKGVRQILEEGAIAGYRIVDVKAIVYDGKEHPVDSKDIAFQIAGREVFKMCVQSAKPILLEPIYDIEVKCPEENMGDIMGDLNSRRGRIMGMESIGRFQVVKAKIPLAELHNYSSTLRSLTQGRASYTRKFSHYDPMPKEVEAKVIAEAQAEKAAAH; encoded by the coding sequence GTGAAAGATTACGGCCCCAATGATATCCGCAATGTCGGCCTGGTCTCACACCAATCGACAGGCAAAACAACACTGGTTGAAGGCATGCTTTTCGCCGCCGGCGCCGTCACGCGTCTCGGTACCATCGACGACGGCACCACCACCTCGGATTATCGCCAGGATGAAATCGATCGCAAGATATCCATCAGTGCAGCCCTGATGACCATCGACTGGAAGAAGTGCAAGTTCAATCTCCTCGATCTCCCGGGGTACCCCGATTTCATCGGCGAGGTGTACTGTGGCATCCGCGTTACCGATCTGGCTGTGGTCTTGCTGAACGGCGTTTCCGGCATCGAGGTCGGCACCGATATGGCCTGGGAGGTTCTCGAAAAGAACAAATCGCCGCGTCTTTTCTTCGTCAACCGTCTCGACAAGGAGCACGCCGATTTCAGCAAGGTGGTCGCCGAGACCCAGGAGGCCTATGGTTTCAGTGTGATCCCGGTGCAGTTCCCCGCCAGTGAGGGCGAGGGGTTCGATGCCGTCATCGACCTGCTGACGATGAAAAAGCTGACCTTTCAGACGGATGGCAGCGGTAAATACAAGATTGAAGAGATCCCTGCCGACCTCAAAGGCCGTGCCGATGAGATGCGCAATGCCCTGATTGAAAAGATAGCCGAGGCAGATGACGCCATTCTCGAAAAGTACTTCGATGCCGGCGAGCTGACAGCCGAGGAGATCACCCGGGGCCTTCGCGCCGGCATCCGCAACGCGTCGATCTATCCGGTGCTCTGCGGTGCGGCGAATCGCAACATCGGCAGCATCCCACTGCTCGATTTCATCGCAGATTACGGTCCCGCTCCAAGCGACCGGCCGGCCGTCGCAGCTGTCGATGCCGGCGGAACCGCGGTCGAGGTGGCCACGGATGTCAAGGCTCCCTTCAGCGGCTTGATTTTCAAAACCCTCTCCGAGATGCATGTCGGCGAGCTCTCGCTCATCCGCGTCTACTCCGGCCAGATCAAATCGGGCGACGAGGTGCTCAATACCTCCAACAACGTCACCGAAAAGATCGGCCAGATCTACGAACTCAACGGCCGCAACCGCAAGGAAATGGGCACCCTCATCGCCGGCGATATCGCCGCCCTGGTCAAGCTGCGTAACACCCATACCAACAACACCCTGGCCGACCGCAAGAAGCCGGTAGTGTTCCCGGCGGTGATCTTCCCCGAGCCGGTGGTCCAGGTGGCGGTGACACCGAAAAGCAAGGGCGATGAGGACAAGATCTCGAGCGGCTTGCATACCCTCAATGAGACCGATCCAAGCTTCACCATCGAAATCAATCCCGAACTCAAGCAGACGGTCCTTTCCGGGCAGGGCGAGATCCATCTGGCCGTGATCGTCAACCGCCTCAAGGAGCGCTATGGCGTCGAGGTGGAACAGAAGAAGCCGCGGATCCCCTACCGGGAGACGATCACGGGCAAGGCGGATGAGAAGTACCGTCACAAGAAGCAGACAGGCGGCGCCGGCCAGTTCGCCGAGGTCTGGATGCGCATCGAGCCCCTGCCCCGCGGTGCCGGATTCGAATTCGAATCCCAGATCGTCGGCGGCTCCATCTCCGGTCCGTTTATCCCCTCTATCGAAAAGGGTGTCCGCCAGATCCTCGAGGAGGGCGCGATCGCCGGCTATCGCATCGTCGATGTCAAGGCCATCGTCTACGACGGCAAGGAGCACCCGGTCGATTCGAAGGACATCGCTTTCCAGATCGCCGGCCGTGAGGTATTCAAGATGTGCGTCCAGTCGGCCAAGCCGATCCTGCTCGAGCCGATCTACGACATCGAGGTCAAGTGCCCCGAGGAGAATATGGGCGACATCATGGGCGACCTCAACAGCCGCCGCGGCCGCATCATGGGCATGGAATCGATCGGCCGCTTCCAAGTGGTCAAGGCCAAGATTCCCCTCGCAGAACTGCATAACTACAGCAGCACCCTGCGCTCTTTGACCCAAGGGCGCGCCTCGTATACGCGCAAATTCTCGCACTACGATCCGATGCCCAAAGAGGTCGAGGCCAAGGTCATCGCAGAAGCCCAGGCGGAAAAAGCCGCCGCGCATTAA
- a CDS encoding HIT domain-containing protein, translating to MNKLWAPWRMEYILQEKPEGCIFCDKPLEARDRENLILHRGASCFVIMNFYPYNNGHLMVVPYRHTADLAGLTESERLEMMTLLGRCTEVLGAQMHPQGFNIGMNLGQVAGAGIDEHLHFHIVPRWNGDTNFMPVTGHTKVLSQGLQESWEALRGLF from the coding sequence ATGAACAAGCTGTGGGCGCCGTGGCGCATGGAATATATCCTGCAGGAAAAACCGGAGGGGTGCATCTTTTGCGATAAACCCCTCGAAGCGCGCGACCGCGAGAACCTGATCTTGCATCGCGGTGCCTCCTGCTTCGTCATCATGAACTTTTATCCCTACAACAACGGCCATCTCATGGTCGTCCCCTACCGTCATACCGCCGATCTGGCCGGACTGACCGAATCAGAACGGCTCGAGATGATGACCCTGCTCGGCCGCTGTACCGAGGTCCTGGGGGCGCAGATGCATCCTCAGGGCTTTAATATCGGGATGAATTTGGGCCAGGTTGCGGGGGCGGGGATCGATGAGCACCTCCATTTTCATATCGTCCCGCGCTGGAATGGCGACACCAATTTCATGCCGGTCACCGGCCACACCAAGGTGCTCTCGCAGGGATTGCAGGAGTCCTGGGAAGCCCTGCGCGGCCTGTTTTAG
- the mazG gene encoding nucleoside triphosphate pyrophosphohydrolase yields MARDTETTSGDNRRFSRLVEIMALLRSEQGCPWDREQTHASLRQHLLEEAYEVIETIDEGRYEELAGELGDVLLQVVFHAQMAAEAGLFTIEDVLEHINNKLERRHPHIFGDAVIKTAAEQTVAWEQSKLATEGKKSAIDGVPKELPALIRAYRIQNKAAAVGFDWPDAGPVWDKIREEVGELEEAVGTASAGRISDELGDLLFSIVNVSRFLKVNPEDALRGTIEKFSRRFHAVEEELHRQGRRIEDSSLTEMDRIWDEVKREERS; encoded by the coding sequence ATGGCGAGAGACACGGAAACGACCAGCGGGGATAATCGCCGCTTTTCACGGCTGGTGGAGATCATGGCCCTGCTGCGCAGCGAGCAGGGCTGCCCCTGGGATCGCGAACAGACGCACGCCTCGCTGCGCCAGCATCTGCTCGAGGAGGCCTACGAGGTCATCGAGACCATTGATGAGGGACGCTATGAGGAACTGGCGGGCGAACTCGGGGATGTGTTGCTGCAGGTGGTCTTTCACGCGCAGATGGCTGCCGAAGCGGGTCTCTTCACCATTGAAGACGTGCTCGAGCATATCAATAACAAGCTCGAGCGTCGTCATCCCCACATTTTTGGCGACGCTGTCATCAAGACCGCGGCGGAGCAGACCGTGGCCTGGGAACAATCCAAGCTGGCCACGGAGGGCAAGAAGTCGGCCATCGATGGAGTGCCCAAAGAACTGCCGGCATTGATCCGCGCCTATCGCATCCAGAACAAGGCGGCGGCGGTGGGTTTTGACTGGCCGGACGCGGGGCCGGTCTGGGACAAGATCCGCGAGGAGGTAGGTGAACTCGAGGAGGCGGTCGGCACTGCCAGCGCCGGGCGAATCAGCGACGAACTCGGGGATTTGCTCTTCTCCATCGTCAATGTCTCCCGATTCCTCAAGGTCAATCCTGAGGATGCCTTGCGCGGCACCATCGAGAAATTTTCCCGGCGATTTCACGCCGTGGAGGAGGAGTTGCACCGCCAGGGGCGGCGCATCGAGGATTCGAGCCTGACGGAAATGGACCGGATCTGGGACGAGGTCAAGCGGGAGGAGCGCTCCTAA